A region of the Leptospiraceae bacterium genome:
GGCAATCCTCTATTTACGAGTAACGACCATTATGTGTTGTTGTTTATCAGCTGTTCCATAACCGTATTTGAAATTAACTTTCTCGGGTTTCTGATCTTCGTGTAATTTTTGTAATTCCTTTTGGACTTTCTCAGGCCAGAGTCCTATAGGTCGCGTATAACGTCCGAATACTTTAATTTTAAAGTCTTTATCTAAATCACGAACCGGTGGACCTGTATCATCCATTACCATAAGCTCGGAATTCTTAATGATGAATTCTTTCATTTCAGTAAACGAGTCATAGTGAAGAAGAAAGGATGCCGCTTTAAATGTAGAGGCGAAAGTGCCGAACTTACCGAGAAACTTCATTGTTCCCGGATTTGCTTTTAGCCCGTAGTTAGAAATATTAGTGGAAAGAAAATATAATTTCTTTTTTGCTCCGTCTACTGGATCAATGAAATCAATATCTAAACTAACTAGACCTTCCCGGTAATTTGCATTTGCCTTTATCTCTTCTTTGGTTAAATAAACAATATCTCCATTGTCATTGATTCTGAAATTTTTAATAGAGTATGGTTTCACTTTTAAAAATCCAAAGTAAGCAAGAAACACGGGAGCCGTTCCGCGAAATACAGATTTGCTTACATCTTCTTTCATCGAATTCGTCATGAAATAATTCAAACGAGAAATTGTATCCAAGCTACCGTTTAATTCCAATAAGCCTCTCGAAATTTGATTTTCATTCATGCTTTCGAAGTCAGGTTCAAATCCACCAGCTTCGAGTCCAATCATGATATACGTTGTTGCCTTGGGGTAAATGGTAAACGCATTTGGAAAATCGGGACCTGAGAAAGGATAGAACACAACTTTTGATTTTGGCTCTGGAACATTTTTATTTTTCCATGTGATAAATGGATCTTGGATTTCTTTGTTGTATTGCTCCCAGTGCTTGGTGATTCGTTGACGAAACGTTGCGTAGTAAGCAGTGCGTGTAAGTTTTCCTAATTTTGTAGTTTCATCCGCTTGGGATTTGCCACTTAAGAAGAGAGACTTTGCTTGCAGTTGCTTGGATTCGGGAGTTTCCGCAATGATGACACTTTCGCCGGATGTTTTATCCACTTTGCAAAAACTCAAAACGAAAAAATAGAAGAAAAATATAATTAAAAACTTGTTACTCATGTAAGCCCTTTTTTATAGTCAAATTATTCATTTATGGAATTAAAGCGAACACTTTCTTTAACAGATTCGGTCTCACTCATGTTTAGTTCAATGGTGGGATCTGGGGTATTCTTCACGACAGGATTTATTCTCAATAAAGTAGAAAATCCTTGGCTCGTAATTACTTGTTGGATATTAGGAGGGATATTTGCCATTGCGGGTGCAGTAACATTTGCTTATCCAGCCGTTATATTCCCGGAGGCAGGCGGAGATTATATCTATCTCAAAAAAGCCTATTCTCCTCTAGTAGCATTCATGAGCGGATGGGCATCTCTCAGCGTCAACTTCTCAGCTAGTATTGCCGTTCTTGGAATCGCATTTTCAAAATACTTGCAATTCATTTTTCCGGCTATCAAAGATTTGCCTGATTTTAGGACAACGATTGGTCCACTCAATGTAGAGCTAGGACCAACGCAAGCGATAGGCGCCGGTCTAATTACTTTTTTTAGTATCATCAATTATTTCGGAATCAAACAAGCCGTCCGTCTACAAAACGTATTTACCTCTATAAAAATTTCAGGACTCTTGATCTTAGTAATTGCTGGATTCGCATTTGGAAAAACAGATTTTTCTCCACTCAGGGATAATTCCTTCTTTCCCGATATTTTCCAAAATGTAAATCTTCTTATCCTTGGAATTGTGCCTGTATCCTTTTCGTATTTAGGCTGGAATATGGTGACCTATGTAGCAGGAGAAATCAAAGACCCGCGAAGAATTATTCCTTTGTCGGTTGCGATTGCTTGTGCAATGGTAATGTCTCTTTACATTGCGATTAATTTACTATTCTTAGTGTCTGCCCCCGTGAGTGAACTAAAAGGTCAGGGTGGTATTGGAGTGATTGCCGCCAAACATCTATTTGGCGACGGGATTACAACTGTTATTTCCTTGTTCATCTGTTGGATTATTTTGGGATCTATGTCTGCTATGATTATCGGTGGTTCACGTATATACTATGCTATGGCAAATGATGGATTATTCTTTCATCACCTAGCTGACCTACATCCAAAGTACGCCAGCCCACACAAGGCACTTTTATTTCAGTGTATTTATGCTTCTATTTTGATTATTTTCAATCAATTAGAAGACTTATTGTATTTTATCACTTGCGCCATATTGTTCTTATCCTCTCTGACTGCATTCATTCCGTTTGTTTTAAAGAAAGAATACAAATCAGAATCGGATTATAAAATTCCCCTCTATCCGTTTCCACCGTTGCTTTATATCACTGCAAATATTATTCTAATTAGTATTCTTGCCTACGAGCAGCCGGCAAACGCAATGAAGGGAATCGGAATAACGCTATTAGCCATTCCAGTTTACTTCGCATTCAGGCATAGCTTTAAGAAATGAAGACTGTCATTTCGAACATCCCTCAGCGGCAAATCGAATATAGGCAATGAGATTGATGTGAGAAATCTATCTGGCAAAGAAAGAATAGTGCTAAGGAAGATAGACCTCTCACGGTGTTCCCGCCCTGCGCTTAGCCGCGCCCTTCACCTGCGTATGTTCGAGGTGACAGTTAAAACCCGCTATTAGACAACGAAACGCAGATAGAATTTACAGTAGCTACTAGGTCCGGATGAGAGACTTCAAATTTGGCAACGCTTTCAGAAAGACCTTTTAAAGAAAGATCAAAGAGACTTTTGTTCTTCTCAGATTTAATTGCTTCATGAGTAGATGATTTTGTAAAATTGGCTACAGACTCGGCATCTTCTTTATTGGTATTGGAAAGATCTATTACTTCCTTTTTAAGTGAGCCTACTAAACCAAGTAGTTCATTTTTCTTTGCATCATCAATACTTTTGGCATCTCTAATATTTTGTTCGATTTTAGAAATTGTTTCCTGAATCATTTTGCTATCCTCTTTTCAACTAGATTAAAAACTCCCACACAAAAGGTCAAGAAGGTCTAATAGAAAAATCCAATGATATCGGTCGCCTTTTCTATATAATTGTTGCAATAATCTTAGACCACTCCGTATTTTTTATGAATAATATTAGTAAAAACCACAGGGGAAATATTTATTTCACTTGAAATTACTTGTTTATGATTTATTCTCTGTTCATAAAACATAAAAATTTGCAATTTATGGATTGGTTCTACTTTTTTTATTCAAATTTAAGAAAAAAATGAAACTGTTACAATTAAAAAAATTAATATTTGCACTTTTACTCTTACTATTTCCTTTCTCTTATGCTTTGTCGCAAGAAGAATCGGAAACTGTGAATCCGCTCATTTTATATATGGATAAAGTCTATGATGTAATTCCTCATGCAGAAATTTATGAAGATAAAACTGGAAATCTAAGCTTTGAAGAGGTAATCGAAAAAGAATTTAAACCCGGCGGAAAGAATTCTTATAATTTTGGTTTTACATCTTCCGTTCTCTGGATGCGCTTTCAAATCAAAAATCAAAATAGTTTCTTAAATGATGATTGGATTTTCTTTGTGGAGTATCCACAATTAGATTCGGTCAATTTTTATTTTCCAGTGGAAAACGATAAAGAGGAAGAAGATGTTTACATTGAAAAGGTCGGTGGAGATCATCTCCCATTTTCAAAAAGAAATATAGAGAGTAGAATTCTTAATTTCACTGTTCCCTTCGAAATCGAAAAAGACCCTGTGATCTATGTGCGCATTCAGTCCATTAGTGTTTTACAAATTCCCATCTATCTTTCCACTCAACGTCTCTTTCATTTAAGGGAAAATGAAAACCAAATTATAATTGGAATTTATTTTGGAATCATGCTCATCATGGGAGTTTATAATTTATTTTTATTTCTTTCTCTTAGAGAAAGGATATATCTATATTATGTGCTAACTGTTTTTTTTAGTTTGCTCTATATGAGTTCCTTTCACGGATATGGATATAAATACTTCTGGTCAGAATACCCATATATTCAAAATAAAATCATTCACTTAAGTGGGCTAACAACGATTTTCTTTTTGAATCTCTTTACAGTAGAGTTCCTGGATACAAAAAATTTTGCTCCCCTATTAGACAAAATATTAAAATTTCTATTGGTTCTTTCTCTTCCCGCATTCATTCTTAGTTTTGCTTTAGAATCCAATATTCCAATCATCGTTATCAATGTTTTACTATTATTCTATCCAGGTGCGTTAATAGGAGCAGGAATTATTGTTCTGCGAAAAGGTAATAAAGCAGCAAGACTTTATTTAGTAGGATGGGGATTTGCGGCAATCGTGGGGGCATTCACAGTTATGCGCTCTTTTGGAATAGTCCAAGACCACCGTATCCTAAATTATTTAGGCTTACTCACTGGATCTCTCGAAGTTGCCTTTTTTTCCTTCGCACTTGCAGATAAAATTAATATTCTAAAAAGAGCAAGAGCCCAAGCGGAAGAAAAGCTTATTACAACTTTAGAAGAAGCAAATCAAGAATTGGAAAAGCATGTTAAGAGCAGAACCAAAGAATTATCCCGATCCAATAAGCAAAACGAAGCTCTTTTACTCAATATTCTGCCTAACCATGTCATTGAAAGAATCAAAGCACACGATGAAGTTTTGATTGTAGATACAATTCCATTTGCTAGCATTCTATTTGCGGATGTTGTAGGATTTACAAAGCTTTCTCAAACGGTAGCCGCAACAGACTTAATTGTGCTTTTAAATAATGTGTTTTCCCATTTTGACGTTCTCACAATGGTTCACAATCTAGAAAAAATGAAGACAATAGGCGACTCCTACATGGTAGTGGGAGGATTACCAGGAAGCATTGATAATCATCTAGAGGCTATGGCTGATTTGGCGCTCGATCTTTTAAAATTCAGTCAACAACAAGAGCTAATTGATTTACTCATGAAATATCCTGACTTCAAAATCAGAGTTGGAATTCATTGTGGTCCCGCAGTCGCCGGTGTGATAGGACTCGAAAAAATTGCCTACGATATCTGGGGCGATACAGTAAATACAGCAAGTCGGATGGAGTCATATGGAGTGCCTGAAATGATTCATACATCTAGACAAGTCTACGATCAACTCAAAGGAAAATATATTTTTGAAAAACGTGGACTCATTGATATAAAAGGAAAAGGAATGATGGAAACCTATTTCCTAATGGATAAATTTCCTCCAAAAACTAAATCAGTGTAACGACTAACGTTTTTTATTTCATAGTTTTTAATTATCCCGATCTCTTTTTTGTTGCAAAACAAACTCACTTTTAAATTTGCCAGAAATTAGCAAAAAGAATTTAGAAATTTCTTGACTAAACAGAATTATTCCTATATGCTATTGCCATGCTACGAACATTTAAAATAGTTCCTTTCACTATATTGAGAACACTGTTATATCTTGCGCTTATTTCCTTTTTACCTTATCTAAATAATAGTCTTAGTGCAAAAGTAACTTGCACGGGTCCAGCTTGCGACGCTATTCCACAAAAATACATTTCTCAATTTGATAACATTGATGCGACTTTTCAATCTCAATATTTGCAACCAGTAATGCAGTCCATGATACAAGCATCCGTTATTTCAAATAACGGTTCCGGAATGATAGGGGCTGGTTATGTAAATCGGTTTCAAGTCGGAGTTGGTCTTGGTGCCGGTTATGTAAGAAAAGAAGATATAACAGTTAGCTACGGAGATATTGGAATTCCCAAGCTGCCTAATATAGGAGTTTCCGCGGCACCCACAGTTATGGGAGCGGTTAATCTAGGTTGGCTTCTGGGAAAAGGAGGCTCGCTTAATCCCACGAAAGACTTGAATGAAAACAAATCAAATGTGGAAGATGATGATGACGACGATGATGAGGAAGATTACAATAGAAAATACTTCCATAGATTTAATTTTTACTTTCATGGTATGAAAGCAAATTATCAAACTACAGATGTAAAAGCGGCTTACAATAATAAGCCGGAAGTATCAGGCGGAATTAAACTAGAAAGTTTTGGTATAATGCTTCGTTATCAAATCATTGAGCCTAAAATTTCCAGTTTTTCTTTCTTCGGTTTTTCAGGAATCTCAGCAGGTGTTGGATATAATATGCAAAACTTTGTGATGGACTTAAATCACCAGCCAAGAACAAATCCAACAATCAGCTTCGGACAATTACAAGGAGCATGGGTTGCGCGCACTGAATTTGATTTTGCTTCTAGCGTTCGAAGTATTCCTATGGAATTAAGAACCGGAATAAAACTATTTTACTTCTTTGATTTTTTCGTTGGAGTTGGATACAGCAAGAATTATGGAATGGCGGATTTACACTTATCTCGCGGAGGTCCGGTTAAATTATCGGTAGACCCATACTATGTTTTTAATAGTTCAATCTTAACTTCTGATTATTATAAATATTATACAAATAATTCACTCAATCCCTCGAAAGGTCCTTTGAATCCAGAAGGAACACTTTCCATGGACTTCAGGCAAAAGACAAAGATTCACAACAATACAAATTATATTATTGTAGGAACAGAATTTAACTTTGCTTTCCTGAAGATATTAGCAGAAGCAACCATTCTAGAAAAAGCCTATGGAGCTAACGTTGGACTCAAAGTCGCTTTTTAATTTCCAGATTGATTGAACATAAAAATAAGTTTAATTAGGAAATGATTCTATTTCCATAAAATTGGAAATAGAAAGAATGGATTTGTGAATACAGAAAAATCTAATTCTACTTATATTTTAGGTGTAATGTTCATTATCCTCTCAGCAATTGGGTTTTCCGCTAAGGCAGTGATGATTAAATTAGCCTATGCCTATAAGGTGGACGCTACGACTCTACTCTTTCTTCGTATGGCATTCGCCACTCCTTTTTTCTTAGTAGTTGGAATTTACAAATCTAAGTCGGAAGCGACTCATCTATCTTATTCGGATTGGGCGTATGTAGCTCTTCTTGGATTTCTTGGATACTACCTATCTAGTATTTTAGATTTTATGGGACTCGAATATATTAGTGCAGGAATGGAGCGGCTAATTCTATTTATCTACCCAACCATAGTTGTAGTGCTATCAGCATTTTTATTTAAGAATAAGGTTAGAGAAAGAGAAATACTTTCTTTATTTATTAGTTACATTGGAATAGCGATTGTGTTTTTTTCTGATAAAGTAGAAAAGACAGAGCATATTTATCTGGGAGCATTCTTAATATTTCTATGTGCATTCACCTACGCGGCTTACCTAATTGGAAGCGGGAAAATGATTCCTAAGATTGGAGCTTCTCGTTTTACTGCCTACGCAATGTTAATCGCTTGTCTTTCTATAAGTCTACACTTTCTATTTACTCACTCGCTGGATAATCTAAATTTGCCGTTCGAAGTATATGCTCTAAGTTTTGGAATGGCGATAATTTCTACTGTAATGCCTACGTTTTTACTCTCGCAGGGAATAAAACGCATTGGCTCTGGGACAGCTTCTATCATTGGCACGATAGGTCCTGTATCTACTATTTTACTCGCCTGGATATTTTTAGGGGAAACTCTCAATTTGCTCCAATTTCTAGGAACTGCTTTTGTAATTGCGGGAGTATTTATTGTGAGTTATAGGAGATAGGAATCCCAGTCACCTCGAATATGCTTTATCGTGAGAGGTCTTTTATGCTTAAAACTATCGTTGTATTGCAAGATAGATTTCTCACACCACCCATTAGCTTAGTCACAAACCCAGCCGCCAAGCTATGTCGGGAATCTCAATATGTTGAGATCCCCGACAACTAAACTCGGGGATGACAAATAAATATAAGATTGAACTATAAAATATTGAGAGTAATTGTCGATAGCTCTAAGGCTTCTTTTTTCCCTGATCCCTTGTCAACGAACACAACAAGCAAATAAGGATTATCCCCTTTTTTGAAATAGATAATATTCCAACCGTGCGTTGTGTATTTTTTTCCCTCGCGTGTGGGAGTGCCTGTTTTTCCACTTAGGATTTGAATGCTTGTATTTTGGAGGTGGACATTTTTTAGTGTTCCTTCCTTTACTGTTAGCCTTAGAGCTTGTTGAATTTTTCGACGAATAGAATCTGAATAGGGAAACGGGCTTACTTGTTTGGGAGTTTCACCCTTTAAAATAGGCATTAGAATGGGAGTATCAGAAAAAATGGCTCCGTAGATTTGTGCTAACTTTAGAGCGGTTAATTTTATTTGTCCGTCATCTCCAATACTCGTAAGAGAGGATTCAAAAGGAGTCGGAATTTTATGAGTCAAAATCTTAGCATTGGAAGTTCGTTCAAAAGAAGCTCCCGTTCCTTCGTCCAGTCGCCAATCTTGAATCAAAGTCTTATAAAAGAACTCTGAATCAGCAGAAACAAAGTGCAGATAATAGGCATTACACGACTCAGCTAATGCTTTTCGCATTGTAATTTCCCCATGACCTTTTTCTTTGGAACATCGGAAGTAATTCTTGCCTGTTTTGGAATCTTCTACTAGATTAAATCTAATTTTGTCTTCTGCTTTAAAATAATCTTTCGTTGGCTCTTCAAATTTCCCAATGCAGAAATACTTTTGCTCTGATGAAATATGAAATTTTTCTTGGTTTGCAAGAAATACAAACGAAGAGAGAGTCTTTAGAATAGAGCCGGGCGGTAACTTCTTATAAAATGCATTCTTCTCCGTGTAGGCAAATTCTATTTTACCCGACTCAGGACTTGTAATTAATACAATTGCTTCGTTCTTATTTTTCTTTTCCCAAGTAGTGAGCGCAGTATTTAGCTTTGCCTCATCGAATCCAAATAGGGAAATGGGTATTAATAGTAGGGGTTGAATACATTCAACCCACCGAATACATTCAACCCAAC
Encoded here:
- a CDS encoding DUF4404 family protein — protein: MIQETISKIEQNIRDAKSIDDAKKNELLGLVGSLKKEVIDLSNTNKEDAESVANFTKSSTHEAIKSEKNKSLFDLSLKGLSESVAKFEVSHPDLVATVNSICVSLSNSGF
- a CDS encoding amino acid permease — its product is MELKRTLSLTDSVSLMFSSMVGSGVFFTTGFILNKVENPWLVITCWILGGIFAIAGAVTFAYPAVIFPEAGGDYIYLKKAYSPLVAFMSGWASLSVNFSASIAVLGIAFSKYLQFIFPAIKDLPDFRTTIGPLNVELGPTQAIGAGLITFFSIINYFGIKQAVRLQNVFTSIKISGLLILVIAGFAFGKTDFSPLRDNSFFPDIFQNVNLLILGIVPVSFSYLGWNMVTYVAGEIKDPRRIIPLSVAIACAMVMSLYIAINLLFLVSAPVSELKGQGGIGVIAAKHLFGDGITTVISLFICWIILGSMSAMIIGGSRIYYAMANDGLFFHHLADLHPKYASPHKALLFQCIYASILIIFNQLEDLLYFITCAILFLSSLTAFIPFVLKKEYKSESDYKIPLYPFPPLLYITANIILISILAYEQPANAMKGIGITLLAIPVYFAFRHSFKK
- a CDS encoding EamA family transporter, giving the protein MFIILSAIGFSAKAVMIKLAYAYKVDATTLLFLRMAFATPFFLVVGIYKSKSEATHLSYSDWAYVALLGFLGYYLSSILDFMGLEYISAGMERLILFIYPTIVVVLSAFLFKNKVREREILSLFISYIGIAIVFFSDKVEKTEHIYLGAFLIFLCAFTYAAYLIGSGKMIPKIGASRFTAYAMLIACLSISLHFLFTHSLDNLNLPFEVYALSFGMAIISTVMPTFLLSQGIKRIGSGTASIIGTIGPVSTILLAWIFLGETLNLLQFLGTAFVIAGVFIVSYRR